In Gossypium arboreum isolate Shixiya-1 chromosome 6, ASM2569848v2, whole genome shotgun sequence, the following are encoded in one genomic region:
- the LOC108484943 gene encoding ER membrane protein complex subunit 7 homolog, translating into MAAVTPLLLLLLLSSAPSFSSGSRNAYNINGRVKIPQGPGTKGYALPGRMSNVKVLLNGGQNITFLRPDGYFSFHNIPAGTHLIEVSAIGYFFSPVRVDVSARNLGKVQAALTENRKGLSELVLEPLREEQYYEVEETFAIFMFMFPFVLSYHLSFLPKLYPTFVAD; encoded by the exons ATGGCAGCCGTCACACCACTGCTTTTGCTCCTACTTCTCTCCAGCGCACCATCGTTTTCATCAGG GTCTCGAAATGCGTACAACATCAATGGTAGAGTGAAGATACCCCAAG GTCCAGGCACAAAAGGGTATGCTTTGCCCGGAAGAATGTCCAACGTTAAAGTTTTACTCAATGGTGGCCAAAACATTACTTTTCTGAGACCTGATGGATACTTTTCATT TCACAACATACCAGCAGGGACTCATTTGATTGAAGTGTCTGCAATCGGCTATTTCTTTTCTCCG GTTAGAGTTGATGTTAGTGCTAGAAACCTAGGCAAGGTGCAGGCAGCATTGACAGAAAACAGGAAGGGTCTCAGTGAATTGGTTTTAGAGCCATTGAGAGAGGAACAATATTATGAGGTTGAGGAAACTTTTGCtatatttatgtttatgtttCCTTTTGTTTTGAGTTACCATCTATCCTTTTTGCCTAAGCTTTATCCTACTTTTGTTGCAGATTAG